The following coding sequences are from one Haploplasma axanthum window:
- a CDS encoding LptM family lipoprotein: MKKILGLFFVAITAVALVACGKKEYGVDGTFTAFEVGVNSGAAQVTWVDVTIQKGKVAKYFIDARQGKIVEGKQVWNAETKKELQYGYRMHGQNDLSVEDYKKYLADNNLKEWFEQAELLEKEFLAKGVENVNVKDNYFENVTGVTIKDGSYTKLAKAALENAKKGVTIAFEVGVNSGAAQVTWVDVTIEKGKVAKYFIDARQGKIVEGKQVWNAETKKELQYGYRMHGQNDLSVEDYKKYLADNNLKEWFEQAELLEKEFLAKGVENVNVKDNYFENVTGVTIKDGSYTKLAKAALAKVGK; the protein is encoded by the coding sequence ATGAAAAAAATATTAGGATTATTTTTTGTTGCCATAACTGCTGTTGCATTAGTAGCATGTGGGAAAAAAGAATATGGTGTAGATGGTACTTTTACTGCGTTTGAAGTTGGAGTAAATAGTGGTGCTGCTCAAGTTACTTGGGTAGATGTAACAATTCAAAAAGGTAAAGTTGCTAAATACTTTATTGATGCTAGACAAGGTAAAATTGTTGAAGGTAAACAAGTTTGGAACGCTGAAACTAAGAAAGAACTTCAATATGGATACCGTATGCACGGTCAAAATGATTTATCAGTTGAAGATTACAAAAAATACTTAGCTGATAATAACCTAAAAGAATGGTTTGAACAAGCTGAACTTTTAGAAAAAGAATTCTTAGCTAAAGGTGTTGAAAATGTTAATGTTAAAGATAATTACTTTGAAAATGTTACCGGTGTGACGATCAAAGATGGTTCTTATACTAAACTTGCTAAGGCTGCTTTAGAAAATGCTAAAAAGGGTGTTACAATCGCATTTGAAGTTGGAGTAAATAGTGGTGCTGCTCAAGTTACTTGGGTAGATGTAACAATTGAAAAAGGTAAAGTTGCTAAATACTTTATTGATGCTAGACAAGGTAAAATTGTTGAAGGTAAACAAGTTTGGAACGCTGAAACTAAGAAAGAACTTCAATATGGATACCGTATGCACGGTCAAAATGATTTATCAGTTGAAGATTACAAAAAATACTTAGCTGATAATAACCTAAAAGAATGGTTTGAACAAGCTGAACTTTTAGAAAAAGAATTCTTAGCTAAAGGTGTTGAAAATGTTAATGTTAAAGATAATTACTTTGAAAATGTTACCGGTGTGACGATCAAAGATGGTTCTTATACTAAACTTGCTAAGGCTGCTTTAGCTAAAGTTGGTAAATAA
- a CDS encoding TIGR01212 family radical SAM protein (This family includes YhcC from E. coli K-12, an uncharacterized radical SAM protein.) encodes MKFTINERYNNLSSYYKNKYGKKVFKVPINAGFTCPNLDGKVAKGGCKFCSAFGSGEFGGNKKDSFQKQFDEVKERMHQKWPDAFYTVYFQSYTNTYAPLPKLKELYEEAISLDSNIVQISISTRPDEISQEIVDYLYELDQRIDVQIELGLQTIHEKTANDMNRAHDLQSFIDAVALLRSRNIETVVHIMDGLPGETYDMMIETIKFLNTQDIQGIKIHMLNILLNSKLGREYLKNPFPVLTRDEYLKVVVDQIAWLRDDIVIHRLTGDGDPKYLIEPKWIMKKFTVLNDINKRLKQLDLYQGVYYNNAKKHR; translated from the coding sequence ATGAAATTTACTATAAATGAACGTTACAACAACTTAAGTTCATATTATAAAAATAAATACGGAAAAAAAGTATTTAAAGTCCCTATTAATGCGGGATTTACTTGTCCTAACTTAGATGGTAAGGTTGCAAAAGGTGGTTGTAAATTTTGTTCCGCTTTTGGTAGTGGTGAGTTTGGTGGGAATAAAAAAGATTCATTCCAAAAACAATTTGATGAAGTTAAAGAACGCATGCATCAAAAATGGCCGGATGCTTTCTATACAGTTTATTTCCAATCGTATACAAATACATATGCCCCTCTTCCTAAACTGAAAGAACTTTATGAAGAAGCCATTTCTCTTGATTCTAATATCGTTCAGATTAGTATTTCAACGAGACCAGATGAAATAAGTCAAGAAATTGTTGATTATTTATATGAACTAGATCAAAGAATCGATGTACAAATAGAACTTGGTTTACAAACAATTCATGAAAAAACTGCTAATGATATGAATCGTGCGCATGATTTACAATCCTTTATTGATGCAGTTGCTCTTCTTCGCTCAAGAAATATCGAAACGGTTGTTCATATCATGGATGGTCTTCCAGGTGAAACGTATGATATGATGATTGAAACAATCAAATTTCTTAATACACAAGATATTCAAGGTATTAAGATACATATGTTAAATATTCTATTGAACTCTAAATTAGGTCGTGAATACTTGAAAAATCCTTTTCCAGTACTAACAAGAGATGAATATCTTAAGGTTGTTGTAGATCAAATTGCATGGCTTAGAGATGATATAGTGATACACCGTTTAACAGGTGATGGTGATCCTAAATATCTAATTGAACCTAAATGGATAATGAAGAAATTTACTGTTTTAAATGATATTAACAAGCGATTAAAACAATTAGATTTATATCAAGGAGTATATTATAATAATGCAAAGAAACATCGTTGA
- a CDS encoding tRNA (mnm(5)s(2)U34)-methyltransferase, producing MQRNIVDLTHLLLLDYLNKDTIAIDMTLGNGFDTLFLAKKSKHVYSYDIQEKAFLNSKKLLDENKITNVTFLKESHNNIDKLNVDYQLVLFNLGYLPGSDKTITTLSETTIDAISKVLVKDSLKVLAIVIYRGHTEGQIEDLKIIDLLKSVNDSFKVTKLETLNTKKPSPYLILIEKK from the coding sequence ATGCAAAGAAACATCGTTGATTTAACACATTTACTTCTACTTGATTATTTAAATAAAGATACGATTGCTATTGATATGACACTTGGAAATGGTTTTGATACATTATTTTTAGCTAAAAAATCTAAGCATGTTTATTCATATGATATTCAAGAAAAAGCATTCTTAAATAGTAAAAAACTTTTGGATGAAAATAAGATAACTAATGTTACCTTTCTAAAAGAAAGTCACAACAATATTGATAAATTAAATGTTGATTACCAATTAGTACTTTTTAATCTAGGTTATTTACCTGGATCAGATAAAACAATAACTACATTATCTGAAACAACTATTGATGCAATCTCAAAAGTTCTTGTTAAAGATAGCCTTAAAGTACTTGCTATTGTGATTTACAGAGGACATACCGAAGGACAAATTGAAGACTTAAAGATTATTGATTTATTAAAATCAGTTAATGATTCTTTTAAAGTTACAAAATTAGAAACATTAAATACTAAAAAACCATCACCATATTTGATACTAATCGAAAAAAAATAG
- a CDS encoding S41 family peptidase, whose amino-acid sequence MKKALLLLLVLLTSITIVSCTKNEVTIDKAIEEIRFNTEVNSDFELPTSIYNYKLEWQTTSENLLIENQDTNKVLIKLVKETNVVTATLTLIISNSYDSKVKNYTITISSLPSNEEKVSVSYYDGNTLIESINYKYNTLAIEKSDYNPEGYSLEGWFTDKKLTIKYDFNTPLLSNLTLYAKLIKNPITDSEMIDSDLDNLSTLDFSTENEKIDLPLKGKYNSKIVWQSNNPKIISDQGFIFYPSERTVVKLTATLTLKNFKKTFSKDITVDPFSRTTNLNLNSKKLDFKNLETTFNIPSNRKIDTYYLNDGLLPYVDVQNFFESLNGFILYDKLRFDYQDDYLIKISYNYNSSNYLATIDFKSNTITTQSLTFFDYYTIEYDGISYDNYGITDKIISSTLGDDVLFNLNKYNVNTFIYKDSITNKSKFLIPYHFANHIFTGSSYYNTYYNGDEYYGFYETPEENSLNEVKKSSLNNQKITDDVLYSNYNMLAFLFDNYYGLVDPETPINDYYDILVDYQDDLLVDDSNRLSQNIANFLYKEIDDLHTSFAMEGYYNSSSYTISYDNMEFGERQDKFYSQIYDIEDLVNQKHDIYDYNGYIDYDKLDNMKTYRFLDTNKTTAVIFLYEFLLDESDVSSKGIIRDALQNIYKESSNTKNIVLDLSINGGGHVGAVFDVLGFMTSEAVTHTSFNPLTNSSLTYSSISDMSSVPKSVLDKSRSNNWYILSTIGTFSSANATVALAKEYGYAKIIGEKSGGGASSIQPVVLVDGSIIYISSLDVITFSRNNKFVNIEYGVEPDINLNHLKIQDDKSILNAILNN is encoded by the coding sequence ATGAAAAAGGCGCTACTACTTCTCTTAGTTTTACTAACAAGTATAACTATTGTATCATGTACAAAAAACGAAGTAACAATTGATAAAGCTATAGAAGAAATTAGATTTAATACTGAAGTGAATTCAGATTTTGAATTGCCAACTTCAATTTATAATTATAAATTAGAATGGCAAACAACAAGTGAGAATTTATTAATTGAAAATCAAGATACTAACAAAGTTTTAATTAAACTAGTTAAAGAAACAAATGTTGTAACTGCAACATTAACGCTAATTATTAGTAATAGTTATGATTCAAAAGTAAAAAATTATACAATAACAATATCATCATTACCATCTAACGAAGAAAAGGTTTCTGTTTCTTACTATGATGGTAATACATTAATTGAATCAATTAACTATAAATACAATACTTTAGCTATTGAAAAATCAGATTATAATCCTGAAGGATATTCGTTAGAAGGTTGGTTTACAGATAAAAAGCTAACTATTAAATATGATTTTAATACTCCGCTACTAAGTAATCTTACTTTATATGCAAAATTAATTAAAAACCCTATAACTGACTCAGAAATGATTGATAGTGACTTAGATAATTTAAGTACTCTTGACTTTTCAACAGAAAATGAAAAAATTGATTTACCATTAAAAGGAAAATATAATTCTAAAATTGTTTGGCAATCAAATAATCCTAAAATCATTAGTGATCAAGGTTTCATCTTCTACCCTAGTGAAAGAACAGTTGTTAAACTAACAGCAACTTTAACCCTTAAAAACTTTAAAAAAACATTTTCTAAAGATATAACTGTTGATCCATTTTCTAGGACTACAAACCTTAATTTAAATAGTAAAAAATTGGATTTTAAGAATTTGGAAACAACATTTAATATCCCAAGTAATCGTAAAATTGACACTTATTATTTAAATGATGGATTATTACCTTACGTTGATGTCCAAAACTTTTTTGAATCATTAAATGGATTTATCTTATATGATAAGTTAAGATTTGATTATCAAGACGATTATTTAATTAAAATAAGTTATAACTATAATTCATCAAATTATCTTGCAACAATTGATTTTAAATCCAATACAATAACAACACAATCACTAACTTTTTTTGATTATTATACAATTGAGTATGATGGAATCTCTTATGATAACTATGGAATTACTGACAAGATAATCAGTTCCACTCTAGGTGATGATGTCCTCTTTAATTTAAATAAATACAATGTGAATACGTTTATTTATAAGGATAGTATTACTAATAAAAGTAAATTTTTAATTCCTTACCATTTTGCTAATCATATCTTCACTGGTTCTTCATATTATAATACCTATTATAATGGCGATGAGTATTATGGTTTTTATGAAACACCTGAAGAAAATTCACTTAATGAAGTTAAAAAAAGTTCACTTAATAACCAAAAAATAACAGATGATGTCTTATATTCAAACTATAATATGCTTGCTTTTCTTTTTGATAATTACTATGGTTTAGTAGATCCTGAGACTCCTATAAATGATTATTATGATATTTTAGTTGATTATCAAGATGATTTATTAGTTGATGACTCAAATAGACTTTCTCAAAATATTGCAAACTTCTTATATAAGGAAATCGATGATTTACATACTAGTTTTGCTATGGAGGGATATTATAATTCATCTTCATATACAATTAGTTATGATAATATGGAATTTGGTGAAAGACAAGATAAATTCTATAGTCAAATCTATGATATAGAAGATTTAGTTAATCAGAAACATGATATTTATGATTATAATGGTTATATTGACTACGATAAACTTGATAATATGAAAACATATCGATTCCTTGATACAAATAAAACTACGGCAGTAATCTTTTTATATGAATTTTTATTAGATGAATCTGATGTAAGTTCAAAAGGTATTATACGAGATGCACTTCAAAATATATATAAAGAGAGTTCAAACACTAAAAATATTGTTTTAGATTTATCAATTAATGGTGGAGGACATGTTGGAGCAGTTTTTGATGTTTTAGGTTTTATGACTAGTGAAGCTGTTACTCATACAAGTTTTAATCCATTAACAAATTCTTCTTTAACTTATTCATCTATTTCCGATATGAGTAGTGTTCCTAAAAGTGTTTTAGATAAATCAAGATCTAATAATTGGTATATTTTAAGTACAATTGGAACTTTTAGTTCCGCAAACGCAACTGTTGCATTAGCAAAAGAATATGGATATGCTAAGATTATTGGTGAAAAATCTGGTGGTGGTGCATCATCAATTCAACCTGTTGTCTTAGTCGATGGATCAATAATATATATCAGCAGTCTAGATGTTATTACATTTAGTAGAAACAATAAATTTGTTAATATCGAATATGGAGTTGAACCAGATATTAATCTAAATCATCTGAAAATACAGGATGATAAATCAATTCTAAATGCAATTTTAAACAACTAA
- a CDS encoding hemolysin family protein, with translation MNNLPWLIVLLLVLLIIFSISFSLNTLKGKKELSNNIINNVYTRNAINYALLIVLALFNILMYIFMRNYFNELISTIITLFGGNAIIGIFAVLPILSIAENKPLTILTLFKPFILLIKYGLFPLTFLYVVLRNLLYQPNKKKMTEDEFLNIIDKAEEDDSINENESQLIKSVLDFDDLKVEDILTPRTEIVAINRDSTLEKITKKFRDSGYSRLPVFNENIDNIIGIINHKDFYNKVLIEKKPLDSIIQKPIDVTEYMSINDLLTFFKTRKHHMAIVKDEYGGTLGIVTMEDILEELVGDIWDEHDKISENIKKIDDSKYVILGSTYLEDLEDIIDFEDLDDEDYSTINGWVLANLGKMGVKGDSFKYKNLDVKVLKANSKMILEVEITIHPESIGNYIIED, from the coding sequence ATGAATAATTTACCATGGCTTATAGTTTTACTATTAGTTCTATTAATAATTTTCTCAATTAGTTTCTCTCTAAACACTTTAAAAGGAAAGAAAGAACTAAGTAACAATATTATTAATAATGTCTATACTAGAAACGCAATTAATTATGCTTTATTGATTGTTTTAGCACTTTTTAATATCTTGATGTATATTTTCATGAGAAATTATTTTAATGAACTTATATCGACAATTATTACATTATTTGGTGGGAATGCAATTATTGGTATATTTGCTGTATTGCCAATTTTATCAATTGCAGAAAATAAACCTTTAACAATACTTACATTATTTAAACCTTTTATTTTATTGATCAAGTATGGCTTATTTCCTTTAACATTTTTATATGTAGTACTTAGAAATTTACTCTACCAACCAAATAAGAAAAAGATGACTGAAGATGAATTCTTGAACATTATTGATAAGGCAGAAGAAGATGACAGCATTAATGAAAATGAAAGCCAGTTAATAAAAAGTGTTTTAGATTTTGATGATTTAAAAGTTGAAGATATTTTAACACCGAGAACTGAGATTGTTGCTATTAACAGAGATTCGACATTAGAAAAAATAACAAAGAAGTTTAGAGATTCTGGTTATTCAAGATTACCTGTTTTTAATGAAAATATTGATAATATTATTGGAATTATTAACCATAAAGATTTTTATAATAAAGTTCTTATCGAAAAAAAACCATTAGACTCAATAATTCAAAAACCAATTGATGTTACAGAATATATGAGTATAAATGATTTACTTACTTTCTTTAAAACAAGAAAACATCATATGGCAATTGTTAAAGATGAATATGGTGGAACACTAGGAATTGTTACAATGGAAGATATTTTAGAGGAATTAGTTGGAGATATTTGGGACGAACATGATAAAATATCCGAAAATATTAAAAAAATTGATGATTCAAAATATGTTATTTTAGGTTCAACCTATTTAGAAGATTTAGAAGATATAATTGATTTTGAAGATTTAGATGATGAAGACTATTCAACCATTAATGGATGGGTTCTTGCGAATCTTGGAAAAATGGGTGTAAAAGGAGATAGCTTCAAATATAAGAATTTAGATGTAAAAGTTCTAAAGGCTAATAGTAAAATGATCTTAGAAGTTGAAATAACTATTCATCCTGAAAGTATTGGTAATTACATAATAGAAGATTAG